A portion of the Schistocerca americana isolate TAMUIC-IGC-003095 unplaced genomic scaffold, iqSchAmer2.1 HiC_scaffold_119, whole genome shotgun sequence genome contains these proteins:
- the LOC124562833 gene encoding proline-rich protein 36-like produces the protein MGHDPSGSERQSSKVGTSRDGDRDSDRNGANALQITQTPRLRRGEARRGEARKLTSPAVAPSNNTLPHPAQALRRSAARQPGRVFGSCLLPPSPAQLPREAVDNTTYAGALVGPPSVAPTDRQASAAPAAVAAVSDNVTPPTVVVPPVVSEQSLPAELTPREVSIADLPAVSVPDVPVGESSEMLVESPRPISVPAPPTDKRKLQSQPGLYTSGEADASSAESEVSQVSTQSAPADPKPKRRRSKKRSKTAPTEGDGVSFEQAVEGLTDSLVQERRDAPFVHGPPVSVPATPVSRAVPDAPPVPSDTMQWSEDVEEDNFF, from the exons atgggccacgacccgagcggcagcgagcggcagtcgagcaaagtcgggacaagtcgggacggggacagggacagcgataggaatggtgcgaatgcactgcaaattacgcaaacacctcgtctgaggcgaggcgaggcgaggcgaggcgaggcgagaaagctcacatcgccagcagtggcgccctccaacaacactctgccacaccccgcacaggccttacgccggtcggccgcgcgccagcccggACGTGTGTTCGGCTCGTGCCTGCTGCCACCTTC GCCGGCACAGCTGCCGCGCGAAGCTGTTGACAACACTACGTATGCAGGCGCGTTGGTTGGACCCCCCTCAGTCGCCCCGACCGACCGACAGGCTTCTGCCGCTCCTGCGGCTGTGGCTGCTGTGTCCGATAATGTGACTCCGCCGACAGTTGTCGTGCCCCCGGTTGTGTCGGAACAAAGTTTACCTGCCGAACTCACCcctcgtgaggtcagtattgctgATTTGCCAGCCGTCAGTGTTCCGGACGTGCCTGTTGGGGAGTCTTCTGAAATGTTGGTCGAGTCTCCCCGGCCGATTTCCGTCCCCGCCCCACCGACAGACAAGCGGAAATTGCAGTCTCAACCGGGCCTGTACACTTCTGGCGAGGCGGATGCTAGCAGCGCAGAAAGTGAGGTGTCCCAAGTTTCCACCCAGTCCGCCCCTGCCGATCCCAAACCAAAGCGTAGGCGGTCTAAGAAACGTTCGAAAACAGCGCCCACTGAGGGCGACGGCGTTTCCTTCGAACAGGCCGTTGAGGGACTCACGGATTCCTTGGTCCAAGAGCGTCGCGACGCACCTTTCGTGCACGGTCCACCTGTGTCGGTGCCCGCCACCCCCGTTTCCCGAGCCGTCCCGGATGCCCCACCTGTTCCTTCGGACACCATGCAGTGGTCTGAAGATGTGGAGGAGGATAATTTTTTCTAG